CGCGCCACCGGCCTTGAGCCCCTCCTGGTGGGCGACCCCCCGCGCGAACTCGGCGTACACACGAATCTGCGCACCCGCACCCTGGGGCCGGGGAAAGGCAACAACGCACTCCTTCGCCCCGCGCACCTGGGCCGAGCGGGCGGCTATGCCGACGAGGGCGTCGTCGCTTCGCCCGCTGGTGCTGTGGGCAAGGCCCTCGGCCATCCCGAGAATCCGCAGGGCGTCGGCGCGGTCGCCGATCTCCAAGTGGGCCTCGGCCACTGCGGCCAGGGCCACAGCCATGAGATCCGTCCCGGGGCTGGGCGGTGCGACACACGCGAGGTGCTCCGCCTCCCGCAGCAGCTCCAAGGCCGTCGTCCGCGCACCGCACGCGTGCGCGGTGCGGGCCAGGCCGGCCAAGGATGGAGCGCTCCAAACTCCGCCGCCCGGATCGTCGAGGGCGATGGCCCGGGCTCGAGCGACGTAACGGCGGGCACGCTCGGTGTCCCCCCGGCGTGCGGCCACCTCGGCCATGCCCGTGTACGCCCGGACAGAGTGCCAGATCACCGATGCCAGGCACTCGGCCCAGGACCACTGCCCCTGCTCGGCCCAAGCCACCGGGAGAGCCGCCGGGAAGCCGAAGCTCACATGCCCCGGACGTTCGGTCAGCCGATAGCGGCGCATGGCCAGGACACACGACTCACCCAGGCTGTCCGCCTCCGTCGCCGCCAGGACGTTCAGGACATCAGTGATTTCCTGCCAGGCAGCGGCGGGGTGACCAGCCCGGCGTTGCCATAACGCGATCCGCTCGGGCGAGGGGAGGGCGGCCAGCGCGGCGATATCCGCGCCCGCGACGAGCACCGCGGGGTAATGGTCCAGGAGATACGCCGGGGTGTCGTCCGGCCAGCCCCGACGGGCGAACTGTTCGGCCCAGGCGTGCAGAGCGCCACGATGCCGCTCGGTCTCGGCGTGACCGATCGCGGCGAGGGTCTCTCGGCGCACGTCGTCGGCGAGGTCGAACCGCTCCTGAGACGAGTCCGGGTCGCCACGCGACGCCAGTACGCCAGAGGGGGCCCTCCGCAGCACAGCCCGCACGTCGTGCGCATCCATGCCGCCGCCTCGCGCGGCGATGACCGCTTCGAGGTCATCCGCGCTCAGGGGGCCGGCGACGGCCAGAGCCCCCAGCACCGTCCGGGCATCACCATCCGCCAGCACGGTGGCGAGGGGGCTCGCAGACAACAGGACACGAGGGCAGCGTTGTTCGTCTCGCAGCGGGTGCGACCGGGGCACGGCCCCCGGAATCTCGGGCAGGGCGCGACTGAAGAGCAAAACGTGACCGTGGGAGCCCGTCGCGGCAGGCAGCAGGGCCGCGATCGGGGGCGACTCATGGTCCCCGTCGAGGCCGTCCACGAGCAGCAGCAGGTGTCGGCCGCCCGCCTCGGCCCGCGCGCAAGCACGGGCCCAGAGGCCGTCAAGCGTGCTCGCTCTGGAGAGCGGCGCAGCCACCTCGCCCAATATCGCCGTGAGCTGGTCGTGGACTTCCTGTCGAAACCGCCTTGTCTGCCCGCCGGAGGCGCCCGACGCGAAAAAAGCGACGACGTCGACATTCCCCGGCGGGTGAGCGGCGAGCCGCTCGGCCAGAGCAGTCTTGCCGGACCCGGGCGGCCCGATAACCCAGCGGTAGGACTCGTGGGAGCACGCGAACGCTTCGAGTTCCGCCAGTTCGCCGACCCGCCCGCGAACGTCGTCCATCAACTCCCCCTCGCCAGGAGCCCCAGAGGACCACCCTCGTCCCCACGCTGACAGAAAACACTGTCAACGGCCAGGGCTAAGATCCCCTACGGCCGGAAGCGGCAGCCCTGATCGCCCGCAAGTCGGCCTCGGAAAGCGGCTGGGCAACCCCGTGCTGATGGACCCGGGCAACGACCGCGGCCCCTCGCCTACAAAGCACGCCGGGCCGGGGGCGCGTTGATGGAAGTAGCTCTGGCCTACACCTCGCAGTGCTGCCCGCGGCACCAGCCCCGAACGCCCACCCGGCACCAAGAACCCACACCCCGCCACAACGTCGGCATCACCGTCAACCGCCCCGAGCCCTTTGAACAGTCGGGAGAACAAGCGGGGCCGATAGCCGGCCGTGACGAGCTGCGGTGGCTGGACGGTGGCCTGTCAGTGGCGCCTGGCACCATGGCCACCCATGAACGCTGAATTGGCCGAACGCTCCTGGCTCCGCGACTTCCACTGCGGCTTCCTGCTGGAGGGCTACACCCTGACTCTGGTTCGCGGGCTCACTCCGCGTGAGTACCTCGACCGCATCGGCGCCCAGCCGCAAGAAGACTGTGACGGCTTCGACAAGTTCATCGCCCGGGACAGCGAATTCCAGGACGATCAGGACGACTGGGGCGACCGCATGTTTGTCGGCGCTGCTGTGGTCCACCACGAAGACGCCGACTGGGTCCTGGCTCTCGAGATCAACGGCGGCATCGAGATCCACACCGATGCGATGAAGCACGCCACTCGCGGCACCCGCGGCGTCTCGCACTTCCTCAGCCCGAACGCCATGTCCCTGTTCTCCTGGTGGGAGGACGGTGAGCTGCGCACTCGCTTCGAAGGTCCCCTCCATCGAGAAGGCAGCACACCCGACCACCTCCTCGACCTCATGGGCCAGACGGGGTTCGACCTCGAAACCGGCACCTACGACCTGGAGAACTACATCGCACTCGCGGAAGAGCTCACCGGCGTCCACCTGACCGCGAACATGCTGGAATACGGCACCTACTGCACAGGCATCGTCGAGATCCCCACCGAGCGCTGAACCGGTGTCGTCATCGACGCGACCGACGCACGACACCCGCACCAGCCTCCCGAGCCCCGCGCACGATCAGCATGAGATCGGCTGCAAGACCATACGGAAGGCGCATCGCGAACTCCCCGCAACGGTCGCCCCTCTGGACGCCTGAGTCCTGGCGCGGACACTGCAAGATCCCTTCACGTCTGATCCCGAGCCTTGGCGGAAACGACGGCTCAGATGACGACTGCTTCCACACGAGGTCGACAGCGTGAGTGACATCAGGTGCTCCTACTTCTCAGCGCCATTTACAGCCTCTCAGGACCCGGACCGCTGCTGAGATCCGTCAACATCCGCTCTTCCTTGTGCCCTACGGAGCCAGCTGAGGCACCACGCAGCACGTTCCCTACCGCTCAGCGTCGACCGCCTTGTGTCGAGCCTGCCATCGCAGAGGACCATGGCCCGAGCCGACTACCAAGCGGGTTCCGCAGAGCGCCGGGCCACTCCCTCATTCCTGCACAGGTGGAGTGGCTCCACCTGTGTGCCTCGCACTGGAGTCCGGGCAGGCACCCGATCTGACCGCCGTAAACCCAGGGCATTCCCTGCCGCGTACTACCTGTCGTACCGTCGCGTGACGTGCCGCCTGCACGGGGGTCGTGGCAGGCCGGACCGGGGGAGGGGCACCATGGCGGTATCCGAAGACAACGGCTGGGGTGAGCAGGCGAAGTGCCTGACGGCCGATCCGGAGGACCTGTTCGTCGAGGGCGCCGCCCAGAACCGGGCGAAAGCCCTCTGCACTGGGTGCCCGGTGCGCACGCAATGCCTCGCCCACGCCCTGGACAACCGGATCGAGCACGGAATCTGGGGCGGCATGACCGAACGCGAACGGCGGGCCCTCCTGCGCCGCCGCCCCCTGGTGACGTCCTGGCAGCGCCTGCTCCAAACCGCGCAGAGTGAGCACGAGCGCAGCACCTCAACCGGCCTGAATGGCAAAGACAGCCAGTCCAGGGCCAGCTGAGAACGGATCTTCGACCCTGACCGCTTCCCGCCGGGTGCTCCGCACGGCCCGGCGGACAGGGATTGCCACGTGCCTTTCGGCTGGGACTGCGAGGGTGTGGTCTCGCCTACCGAGTCGGTCTGATCCACGGCTCGAATCCCCGGCCGGGAGGCCGGGGCTTGATCGCCCACTTCGGTTGCGCCTGTAGTGCAGGGGCGGCTGACATCCGTCTATCGACGATTCGCTCTCGTCCGCGGCATCGTCGATAGACGGATGTCCGCGCTCAAGGGCTGGCATCTTCTGCGGAAGCTCCGCTGCAGCACCCATCGCATCTCCGACACCAGGGAGGCCGTCCTCGTCTTTCACAACGCGTCAACGTGAGGTTGGAAGACTCAGTGACGCGACTGCTGTGACGCGCCGACAAGGAGGAAGTCAGTTGCCCCGGCGCGCAGACGATGCCCGGGCCCTGTCGTGTCGGCCTGCAAATACCGGTGCCGCTCAGCGGGAGTAGTCCGCAAGCGTGAGGAGCAGGTGCGCCGACTCCACACGCACGAAGTCCGAGTGGGCTCCCGCAGGATTGAGACGACGGCCCCGGGCAAACACGTCGGAGGCGTCGACATTCACGAAACGGTGGTCGAGCCAGGAGAGTGGGTACCGCTCGTCGGCCGGCAGGAGACGCGTAGAGAACGGGGGCGCCGGGGCAGGTCCGACCCCCGAGTGCCCGATGCCGGGCTGCTGTTCAGCACGCAGGTGCCAGAATCCGGTCGCCCGGTCGTGGCGGGAAAATGTGGCCACCACCGGGCCGCTCAGGGGAGCGCCGTCGTGTGCCTCGCTCGGCAGGACGTGGGGAAACAGCGAGAGGAACGCGTCGCGCCGGGCCGCCATTTGAAAGAGCAACATGCTGTCCGCGGTGAAGGGGCGGTTGGTCGGGTGGGTTGCTGTGCTCCAGCCAAGGGTGTCCTCGAGGTGGGCGTCGGCCGCCCACTGCACCGCCTCGCACAGGAACCGGCAGCCGAAGGAGTGCCCGATCAGATGGAGATATTGGCCGTCGCGGTTGGCCAGGACGGGCGAGGCCGCGGGATCGGCGCGCTCGCCATCCAGGTAGCCGAGGATCCGGCCCAGAATGTGGGCGGCGTGCCCGTTTCCGTCGCGGGACCCCATCGCATGTGCCCGGTCCCGGATCCGGCGATAGCCGGCGGGCGTGGCCCGGCTTGAGGAGGGCCAGCGCACCACAACACACCACGGGTTGTACCCCTTGGCTGTGAGGGCCGGGTACTGGTCCGGTGCCGCAGCGAGGTTGCTCTGCGCCAGGGCCAACAGCCGTGTAGCTGTGCGCACGGCGGAGGCGGGCGAGGTCTGCCACCCGTGCACGTAGACGAAGATGTCTGTTGCCCACGCGGGCGGGGCCACGTGCTCCGCGAAGTGCGCGCGCAGCCTGTGGCCGGGCACAGGCACTCCCGAGTCGGCGTCGAGCAGCCAGCCCGTCTCATCCAGATCGAGAGTATCGACCACAGGGGGGTGGTTCATGTGGTGCCTTCCCTCGCCCGGACGAGACGGGCGTCCATCCCACTGTGCAACCCGTACGCGAAACCAAGCGGGTTGCGGTAGCGGGTAGCGAAGTGCCGGGCCAGATCGTTGGTGATGCTGCCTGCGGTGACCCCGCCGCGCAGGTACCGGGTAACGAACTCCAGGGCGTACTCCGCGGCGAACGCCTGCGGCATGGCAATCTGAGGTCCCAGCACCCCCTCCGCGCCGTGGTCGATGAGCATCCGCCCCAAAAACGAAGGGTCCGCGTTCGCCCTGATGATGCCGGCATGGCACGCGTTGAGCAGGACCAGCGGCCGGAAAGAACTATGACGGTGCGCCGCACGCAGCTCACGGACGCTGTGTCCGTCGAAGGAGACCCCGTCCTCCAGCCTGATCACCAGCACAGGCGGTTCGGGCTCATTACTCAAAAACTCGCCATGGCACCAGAAGTACGTCAACTGCTCGTCGAAGTCCGCATCCCCAAAGTCACGAACAAGCTCGTCATACGTCGTGCGGATCGTGCACTTGGCATCCGCGGCCAGCGCCTTGGCGACGTCATCCGCCCGCGTCGCACGACCCACCCGGGGGTCGTGATTCAGGCTCACGACCGGCTGGAGCAGCGGGGCACGGCGCGGACCGAGCCACGCATAAGCGGCTCCGGTGTGCTCGATCTGGTGCCGGTAGCCAAGAAACCGCGAGAACACAGTATCCAAGCCCGCGGCAGGCTCAGGAGAATCACCAGAGATACAGAGCATGGACCAGGGCAGATGCAGATCAGAATCGAACCGCACCCGAAGCCCATCGCGCAACAGCGCAGAACGCAGATAGGAGCGGAAAGCCTCGGTCTGGACGTCATCTCCACGCAGCAGGGTGTCGAAGAGCAGAGACTCACCGCTGCGGGCCAGATCGCTCACCGCCTGGCGCAGAGGGTCCTCCGGTTCGGTGCTCAGATCGGCGGACGATGCATAGGGACGGTTCCGGACTCGCAGCGCCCGGCCTTGTTCGTCAACCGGCTGGAAGTCGACGAACCTCTCCTTCCAACGTGCGCACAGCCGGGCAGCCGCACCGTGGACCTCCTCGGGCCGCGCGCTCAGGTCGGCCTTGTGCTCGGTGCCCTGGAGCGAGGGTAGGGAGGTCCCCGACATGCGCGCCCGAATCCTGCCTCCACCCAGGACATCGAAACTCACCCTCAGGTCAGGAGGTTCCGTCTCCAGGTGCGGCAGGAAACGGAAACCGTCACTGGGATCCTGGACCACACGCGTGGTCAACGTACGGGGCATCGGGTCAGGACCTCCCCCGCCCAGCCCGGGTCCCCTCGGACCCAGCGACATCCACGTACGTTTCCACCTGCTGCAGCACGACGCCGGTGTCGTGGTGCACGAACGTGAACCGAATCCGATGCCGGCCGGGCTCTTTAGCCAGGAGAGCGAACTGCGCCAACTCCGCGGCCCCGGGGCCGTAGGACGCCGTGGCGGGAGCAACGTCCGCCCGGCTCAACGGCACGGCCACGACGTCCAGCACAGGCCGCACGTCCGGACGCACCCACAGATGCGCGGGCTCCGCCACCAGCTCCACGGCCAAGCGCACCGGAGTCCCCGTACGGGGATCGTCGTCCACGAGCATCACATGGGCCCGAACACGCGCGGCCGACACCTCCTCGGGCTCCTCCCGACTTTGGCCGCCAAGCGAGGCCGCAGCCGCCAGGGCAGCAGGACCTGCTTCAAACGGCAGTGCGACAGGTGCCGACCAGCGCCCTAACGGACCGTTCAGACGTGGCCGTTCGGCGATGCGAGCGCTGAGGGGCGGGTAGACCGGCGCAGTCCTCAGGTACTGCTGGGCAGCCGCCTCGGCGATCTGCGGTAGCACCTGCGCGAAGTCTTCGAGACTGGACACGCCTTCGACCGCAGCCTGCTCGGCGCCAGGGCGCACCTGCAGCGTCGACGGCAGGGCCACCGCCAACTGCCTGCTGAGCGACTCCTCCACGGCCGCGCTCTGCAGGTCGTGAGGATTTCGCGGAACAACGACACTCACCCAGGGTCGATGAACCCCGAAATCGGCAACCCGGGCACGCCGGGCAGGGTCCTGGAGAGCCCAACGGTCCACCAGGAGCACCCCAGGCCGGGTGGGACCCTGCTGTTTCCCACCCTCGTACGGCGCCTCCTCATCGAGAGAGGAAACCGTGACCTGATAGTTCAGCGAATGCCCGATGTCCTGGGCGACGAACGCCAACGGCCGTGCGGTGGACGGGTAATAGGGGTTCCAGTCGAGGGAACTGTGGCCGTAGTAGGAGGAATCTCTACCCTCCGGCAGGTCGTCCACGGTCGGCGCAGCCACGGTGACGTGCATCGCCCGGGGACTCATACCCCTCCCGAAGGCGCTGGGCGCCTTGCGATAGTCCAAGGCGCGACCCGGCGCGATCTCGGTGTCCTCGGCGACGCTCACGATGCGCTTAGCCAGCTCGTAGACTGCGCGCTCGTACTCTTCCGCGAAGGCACGGAGCTTGATCAGCCCGTACAAGCCGTCGGAGACGTAGCGGTCCCCGAAGTCACGGTGATTGAACTGCAACCGCTCCGCAGGAGTGGGGAGTAGGTGAGAGGGGACCGGAACCCACAGGGCCGGGACAATTGCCTCGGCGGGCCCGGCGGTCGTCGCGCGATGACGGATGGCCCGCTGCTCAAAGGCATGCCATTCCTTGCCGCATAACTCACTGTCGAAATAACGCGGCGAGAACAACGGCACGAACACCCGACAGGTGGCCAGAACTTCACCCAGCTGTTCGGACCAGTCCTCACCCGCGCGCAGCTGCCGGTCCATGAACCCGGCAGGCGCGCCTGCCGGCAGGTTGGTCATCGCCAGCACGTGGGCGCAGAGATCGCCGTAGAGCCGCTCCACCCACATGTCGGGGTCCATCGCTCCAGCCCCGCCACGGGGTGTGTGCGCATAGCTCAGATAGAAATAGGGCCTGTGATCGGCCATGCGCGGCCCCGCTGTTCCTGGCACACAACCCCCGGAGTCCCATGAGCGTTCCAACTGGAAGCCCAGCATAGGAAGGGAAGCCGTCTGCTGGGAATGGTTACTACGCCGCAGCAGGAGAGAGCTCGGGTCCCGCACAGCTAAGCGGTCGGCTCCGGAAGTCCTTCCGGGCTTGATCAAACTGCGAGTGGTGGTTGACCAAGCGCTCGGCTACTGGCGGGAGGGGTTATTCCGACCGTGCAGTATTCCCTCGGTTGATCTCGGGTTCGGTCGGGTCTGGGCCTGGCGAGAGGCGGGCCGCTCCCTCGGGCGTGAAGGTGAAGCCGTCTGTGAACAGAGTGCCCCCGGCTCGGATCGCCCAGAGGACGGGTTCGGTGCGGAGGCAGGCCGTCGGTGAAGTTGGACTCGGGGAGAGACCATTCCAGAGGTGGAAGCAGACGAGGGCATCGTCACGCCGGTCGGTCGCATAGGCCAGCGTCTTGGGGTATCTGGGGTTGGTGCCCCCGAAGAGGACCGAGGGCTCGCCGAACGCCGTGACAACGTCGCTGAGGTGACGATCCTCGCGGCACCAGGTCTCGCCGCTGTGGCGGAGCATGGCGTACTCAGCCGCGGTGAGGGTTCGATCGAGGGCCAGCCATCCCTGACGATGTGCGATCTCGGCGTATACCGAGGCCATGGAGCCTTCGTGCGTATCACTCCAGAGATCCTTGAAGGCGCCGCTCACGCCAGTGGAGAAGAACGCCTTCCGGGTTCGGAGACCCTCCAGTTCCTCCTGACATGCCTCCTCGGCGCTGTCTGCGAACGCCACTGCGTCGAGGTAGAGCCTGATCCCCATCTCGCCGCCATACATTCCCGGGCGACGCAAGGCGCTGTTCAAGTGCCTGACCAGGTAATCGAGCACTACTTGGACGGAGCGCTCACCGTTGTGGCCGGTCGAGTCGGTCATCGTCTGCTCTCCTGTTGGTCCTCGGTCCGGGCGGCGAGGTACTCGGGCTGCTCGGATTCGAGCGGCGGGCGGCCTTTTACAGGCCTGTGATGCCGGCCCGCTGTGCCTGTAGCTCCGAGCGGACGAGTTCGAGGAGTCGGCCTGCCCAGTTGCGGCCGCGTCCGGCGTTGTCCCCCCCAGAAGCCCGAGTCGGCGTCGTCGTAGATCACGGTGGCGTCGTTCGTGGTCAGCAGGATCTCGGCCAGGTCGGGGTGCTGGTGATACTTCGCGCGCAAGAGGTCCGTCATCACCGCGGCGCGGGCTTGCTGCCAGCCCTCACGCTGTGCTGCCGCGGTCGCGGACTTGCGTGCGGCGGCATGGGTCTCTGCCGTGGCGATCGCGGTCCGGACCTCGGGGTCAGCGACTGACAGCGCCCAGTAGGCGTGGGCGGCAGATGGGTAGCTGACCTCGCCGACGACGATCGGGGCCGGGTAGTCGTTGCGCAGGCCCCGGAATCCCGGGGCATCGACCGGTTTGCTCGGATACGTGTGGTACAGCTTGATCGCCGGGGCGAAGGAGGTCACTGGTCCGTCTGCCGGGACGTGTGTGGCCCGTTCAGCAACCCATCGTGCCCGTTCCTCGAAGTAGGCGACGGCCCTGTCGTAGTCCTCCTGCATGATCGGCCCCTCGGCCGGGATGTACGTTTCGCCGCCGGGTCCCGCCACCAGCACCCGCAGCGGCCAGTCTTTGCTGTCCATGTCGCCCAGTGCGTAGCGGCGCTGCGAGATCGGGATGGCCAGGAAGGCGTTGCGGGCTGCGGCGCGGTTTGCCTCGGTCCGGTCGGCGAGGAAGGTGTCGACTGCGGCGAGGCACCGACCTGTTGAATCCGGGCGCCCGTTCAGTTGGTCGATGGTGTCGCGTATCTCGGCGACCAGCAGGTCGGGGGTGAGGTGGCTGTGGGGCTCGCTGAAGGTCCAGCTGGCCAGTTCGAACGCGGATGCCTTGGCGCCGTCGGGCAGGGTGGTGGCTACCCAGCCGCTGTCGAGCTTGTTCTGGAACTCCTCAAGGGTGACCAGTTCCCAGCAGTCGATGAGCCCGTCGGCGTAGATGAACAGGTCGGTGAGGAAGTGCGTGCCGCCGTTGCGGATGAAGGCGTGGCGCCAGGTGCCGGGTATGCGAACACCGTCCACCGTGCGGTGAGTTGTCTTGTTGCCGATCATCCGGCAATTGTGTCGCAGCTGCCGCTGCGGGGTCGGGGAGTTTCCGATGGGACATGCGCTGGGGTGCTGGCTGGCGGTACTGGCGGCGGTGGATCCTGGAGCGGACAGAGACCACCTCCCAAGGCCAGCTACACGGTGCAACACTGCATCCGTGGATGACAGGGCACGCTATGAGGCGCAACTCGACACGCTGATTGCGCTCATTACCTACATGGCTCTTACGAGATGGCGTAGTCGCTCCCCCAACGGCCTCTCAAAGGATCTTGGACTAGCTGAGGACGTTGTCACTCGCGCGTTGAACGGGTTTCCTGGTTTGTTCCGCAAGAGTGCGGACTTCTATCCGACTGACGCTGGGCCCCAACACTCCTTCACCCTGCATGCGCGCTATGCGCGGCGCCGACCTCGGGAGGAGAACTCCACCCCCAACCAACCAGTTGGTGCACCCAACGCGGCATCCCTCAGCGACCCCGAACCCACTCAGGATGGGGCGGGAGAGGAATTGGATGCTGAAACGCTCCGCGCGCTCCTCGACTACGTGACCGAACGCGCAAGGGCCGAGCGGGATACCCGTTTACACACCCAATCGATTCGGTGGCTGCTGGCCGGAGCCATCACGGCCGCCCTTGCCAGCCTGGTAGCAGCGATCATCCAGGCCCTCCGATAGCCGACCTCCTGGCTCCGACGACGCACCGGCAGTCGCTTTGCGCGGTTAACGACGCTGGCCGTGCAACGGTGAGTTGGACGCGCAGGCGCGCCCAACAGCAGCAACCCTCTGTTTGATCCCATCCAGTCCATGCAGGTCAGCCTCGCGCGGAGGACTAACTCCCTTGGGGCAGGGCGCAGGTGCTGGTGCATCGGACTTCTGTGACTGGGCGCCAGAGTTGGCCGCGTTCGCCAACTGAAGCGCTCACCTCGATGCCAAGCCGGTCGAGTTGGCGGTGCGGCGCCGGGTCTCCGCAAGATGGGTGTTGATGTAGCGGCCGAGGATCAGTGGGTCCTGGGGGGTGTGGGCCTCGAAGGTGATGCGGCGCAGCAGGCTGACTCCGTCGAGTGCGACGCCCTCGCGGGCGAGGATGAAGACGAGAGTGAGGAACGCGGACCGGGCGTTACCGTCGCCGAAGGGATGAAAGAAGCAGACGTCGAGATAGGCGCGGGCGGCGCGGGCGGTCAGGCCGAGAGGCCGCTCGACGTCGGATGCACTCTCGGCCAGGCACGTGTCGAAGCGGGCAGGTATGTTCGGTCC
The sequence above is drawn from the Streptomyces sp. NBC_01465 genome and encodes:
- a CDS encoding DUF6461 domain-containing protein, which encodes MNAELAERSWLRDFHCGFLLEGYTLTLVRGLTPREYLDRIGAQPQEDCDGFDKFIARDSEFQDDQDDWGDRMFVGAAVVHHEDADWVLALEINGGIEIHTDAMKHATRGTRGVSHFLSPNAMSLFSWWEDGELRTRFEGPLHREGSTPDHLLDLMGQTGFDLETGTYDLENYIALAEELTGVHLTANMLEYGTYCTGIVEIPTER
- a CDS encoding WhiB family transcriptional regulator; this translates as MAVSEDNGWGEQAKCLTADPEDLFVEGAAQNRAKALCTGCPVRTQCLAHALDNRIEHGIWGGMTERERRALLRRRPLVTSWQRLLQTAQSEHERSTSTGLNGKDSQSRAS
- a CDS encoding TIR-like protein FxsC — encoded protein: MADHRPYFYLSYAHTPRGGAGAMDPDMWVERLYGDLCAHVLAMTNLPAGAPAGFMDRQLRAGEDWSEQLGEVLATCRVFVPLFSPRYFDSELCGKEWHAFEQRAIRHRATTAGPAEAIVPALWVPVPSHLLPTPAERLQFNHRDFGDRYVSDGLYGLIKLRAFAEEYERAVYELAKRIVSVAEDTEIAPGRALDYRKAPSAFGRGMSPRAMHVTVAAPTVDDLPEGRDSSYYGHSSLDWNPYYPSTARPLAFVAQDIGHSLNYQVTVSSLDEEAPYEGGKQQGPTRPGVLLVDRWALQDPARRARVADFGVHRPWVSVVVPRNPHDLQSAAVEESLSRQLAVALPSTLQVRPGAEQAAVEGVSSLEDFAQVLPQIAEAAAQQYLRTAPVYPPLSARIAERPRLNGPLGRWSAPVALPFEAGPAALAAAASLGGQSREEPEEVSAARVRAHVMLVDDDPRTGTPVRLAVELVAEPAHLWVRPDVRPVLDVVAVPLSRADVAPATASYGPGAAELAQFALLAKEPGRHRIRFTFVHHDTGVVLQQVETYVDVAGSEGTRAGRGRS
- a CDS encoding NADAR family protein, whose product is MIGNKTTHRTVDGVRIPGTWRHAFIRNGGTHFLTDLFIYADGLIDCWELVTLEEFQNKLDSGWVATTLPDGAKASAFELASWTFSEPHSHLTPDLLVAEIRDTIDQLNGRPDSTGRCLAAVDTFLADRTEANRAAARNAFLAIPISQRRYALGDMDSKDWPLRVLVAGPGGETYIPAEGPIMQEDYDRAVAYFEERARWVAERATHVPADGPVTSFAPAIKLYHTYPSKPVDAPGFRGLRNDYPAPIVVGEVSYPSAAHAYWALSVADPEVRTAIATAETHAAARKSATAAAQREGWQQARAAVMTDLLRAKYHQHPDLAEILLTTNDATVIYDDADSGFWGGQRRTRPQLGRPTPRTRPLGATGTAGRHHRPVKGRPPLESEQPEYLAARTEDQQESRR